In a single window of the Streptacidiphilus sp. P02-A3a genome:
- a CDS encoding carboxymuconolactone decarboxylase family protein, translated as MEPRLNPFGSPTVTTFLKYINSAGKSIAGSTLPAATQELVKIRASQINGCGFCLDMHTKDAARAGETALRLNLVAAWREARVFTEAERAALELAEQGTRLADAGGGVSDEVWAAAAKHYDEEQLAALVGLIALINSYNRMNVILQVPAGDYQPGQFG; from the coding sequence ATGGAACCCCGTCTCAACCCCTTCGGCAGCCCGACCGTGACCACGTTCCTGAAGTACATCAACTCCGCGGGCAAGTCCATCGCCGGGTCGACGCTGCCGGCCGCGACGCAGGAGCTGGTGAAGATCCGCGCCAGCCAGATCAACGGCTGCGGCTTCTGCCTGGACATGCACACCAAGGACGCCGCCCGGGCCGGGGAGACCGCGCTCCGGCTCAACCTGGTCGCGGCCTGGCGGGAGGCCAGGGTCTTCACCGAGGCCGAGCGGGCCGCGCTGGAGCTGGCCGAGCAGGGCACCCGCCTCGCCGACGCCGGTGGCGGGGTCAGTGACGAGGTGTGGGCCGCCGCCGCCAAGCACTACGACGAGGAGCAGCTGGCCGCCCTGGTCGGGCTCATCGCCCTGATCAACAGCTACAACCGGATGAACGTCATCCTGCAGGTGCCCGCCGGTGACTACCAGCCGGGCCAGTTCGGCTGA
- a CDS encoding ATP-binding cassette domain-containing protein, which yields MSSSQIAVSGLRKAYGEKAVLDGIDFEVAAGSVFSMLGPNGAGKTTTVNILTTLLRADAGTVRVAGYDVATETRRVRAAIGVTGQFAAVDELLSGRENLRLMADLKRVRSADQLVNRLLERFDLAESAAKLVSTYSGGMRRKLDLAMTLVGSPRIIFLDEPTTGLDPRSRRTMWEIVRELVAEGTTVFLTTQYLEEADQLADRVVVLDQGRIVAQGTPEELKRQIPGTHVRLRFTAVHELNAAARILPGATRDDAELTLRAPTDGGSRAVRAVLDQLDQHNLSAEEFSVHTPDLDDVFLALTGHPSEAAVTS from the coding sequence ATGAGTAGTTCACAGATCGCGGTCTCCGGACTGCGCAAGGCGTACGGGGAAAAAGCCGTCCTCGACGGCATCGACTTCGAGGTCGCGGCGGGATCGGTCTTCTCGATGCTCGGCCCCAACGGGGCGGGCAAGACCACGACGGTGAACATCCTGACGACGTTGCTGAGGGCCGACGCGGGCACGGTGCGCGTCGCCGGGTACGACGTGGCGACCGAGACCCGGCGGGTGCGCGCCGCCATCGGGGTCACCGGCCAGTTCGCCGCGGTGGACGAACTGCTGTCCGGCCGGGAGAACCTGCGGCTGATGGCGGACCTGAAGCGGGTGCGCTCCGCGGACCAGCTGGTCAACCGGCTGCTGGAGCGGTTCGACCTGGCGGAGTCGGCGGCGAAGCTGGTGTCGACCTACTCCGGCGGGATGCGCCGGAAGCTGGACCTGGCGATGACGCTGGTCGGCAGCCCGCGGATCATCTTCCTGGACGAGCCGACGACCGGGCTCGACCCGCGCAGTCGGCGCACCATGTGGGAGATCGTCCGCGAGCTGGTGGCCGAGGGCACCACCGTCTTCCTCACCACCCAGTACCTGGAGGAGGCCGACCAGCTCGCCGACCGGGTCGTGGTGCTCGACCAGGGCCGCATCGTCGCCCAGGGCACCCCCGAGGAGCTCAAGCGGCAGATCCCCGGCACCCACGTCCGGCTCCGGTTCACCGCCGTCCACGAACTCAACGCGGCCGCGCGGATCCTGCCCGGCGCGACCCGGGACGACGCCGAGCTGACCCTGCGGGCCCCCACCGACGGCGGGTCGAGGGCGGTCCGGGCCGTGCTCGACCAGCTCGACCAGCACAACCTCAGCGCCGAGGAGTTCTCCGTGCACACGCCGGACCTCGACGACGTCTTCCTGGCCCTGACCGGCCACCCCAGCGAAGCGGCGGTCACCTCATGA
- a CDS encoding ABC transporter permease, whose amino-acid sequence MLRRNVKHTVRNPVAVFQGVLFPIVMMFIFVGVFGGDFRVHGSYVDYAVPGLTVMAITYGLGPTATAVNDDMTKGIINRFRTMDVSRGAVMTGHVVSTSARSLIAVAAIIGVGLAMGFRSQASLLDWLGAIGVLLLLAFATSWLTVAMGLAAKSAESAGMATVPMIMLPFLSSAFVPADTMRTGIRQFVEYQPFTPIIETLRGLLAGTPSAGNAAAAVAWCVGFGLVGYLWAVASFRKRA is encoded by the coding sequence ATGCTGCGCCGCAACGTCAAGCACACGGTCCGGAACCCGGTGGCGGTGTTCCAGGGGGTGCTGTTCCCGATCGTGATGATGTTCATCTTCGTCGGCGTGTTCGGCGGCGACTTCAGGGTCCACGGCAGCTACGTCGACTACGCGGTGCCGGGCCTGACCGTGATGGCCATCACCTACGGCCTGGGGCCCACCGCGACCGCCGTGAACGACGACATGACCAAGGGCATCATCAACCGGTTCCGGACCATGGACGTCTCCCGTGGCGCGGTGATGACCGGTCACGTCGTCTCCACCTCGGCACGCAGCCTGATCGCCGTCGCGGCCATCATCGGCGTCGGCCTCGCGATGGGATTCCGGTCCCAGGCGAGCCTGCTCGACTGGCTCGGCGCGATCGGCGTGCTGCTGCTGCTCGCCTTCGCCACCAGCTGGCTCACGGTCGCCATGGGGCTGGCCGCCAAGAGCGCGGAGTCGGCGGGCATGGCCACCGTCCCGATGATCATGCTGCCGTTCCTGAGCAGCGCGTTCGTTCCCGCCGACACCATGAGGACCGGGATCCGCCAGTTCGTGGAGTACCAGCCCTTCACACCGATCATCGAGACGCTGCGGGGACTGCTGGCCGGCACGCCGTCGGCGGGCAACGCCGCTGCCGCCGTGGCCTGGTGCGTCGGGTTCGGACTGGTCGGCTACCTGTGGGCGGTCGCCTCCTTCAGGAAGCGAGCGTGA